One genomic segment of Epinephelus fuscoguttatus linkage group LG19, E.fuscoguttatus.final_Chr_v1 includes these proteins:
- the wnt9b gene encoding protein Wnt-9b — protein MRSRLPRTACLLRLIALCILLSHTAAYFGLTGREPLVFLPGPFSNESPTGKAHLKQCEQMTLTRRQKRLCRREPGLAETLRESVRLSLLECRYQFRNERWNCSLDGRGSLLKRAFKETAFLLAVSSAALTHALAKACSSGRMERCTCDDSPGIQHREAWQWGICGDNLKYSTKFLKKFLGQKKVSKDLRAQVDAHNINVGIRAVKSGLKTTCKCHGVSGSCAVRTCWKQLSPFHDTGRLLKYRYDTAVRVLSVTNTATGETELAGPRRHSQSLRTTDLVYLEDSPSFCRPSRYSPGTGGRSCAKDTSCQSLCCGRGYNTAMRLTSLSCHCQVRWCCHVECQTCVREEEVYTCKNA, from the exons ATGCGCTCCAGGCTCCCAAGGACCGCCTGCCTATTGCGACTCATTGCACTCTGCATCCTTCTCTCGCACACTGCAGCTTATTTTGG GCTGACAGGTCGGGAACCCTTGGTGTTTTTACCAGGTCCGTTTTCCAATGAATCTCCGACAGGCAAGGCCCACCTGAAGCAGTGCGAGCAGATGACTCTGACCAGGCGGCAGAAGAGGCTGTGTCGCAGGGAGCCTGGTCTGGCCGAGACGCTGCGGGAGTCGGTGCGCCTCAGTCTGCTGGAGTGTCGCTATCAGTTCAGGAATGAGCGCTGGAACTGCAGTCTGGACGGCCGGGGAAGCCTCCTGAAGAGAG CATTCAAGGAGACTGCCTTCCTACTGGCAGTGTCCTCTGCGGCGCTGACCCATGCACTCGCCAAAGCGTGCAGCTCAGGTCGAATGGAGAGGTGCACGTGTGACGACTCCCCCGGCATCCAGCATAGGGAAGCGTGGCAGTGGGGGATCTGCGGAGACAACCTGAAATATAGCACCAAGTTTCTCAAGAAGTTCCTCGGCCAGAAGAAGGTCAGCAAGGACCTAAGGGCTCAAGTTGACGCCCACAACATCAACGTTGGAATTCGG GCAGTGAAGAGCGGCCTGAAAACAACCTGCAAGTGTCACGGCGTATCCGGCTCGTGTGCCGTACGGACTTGCTGGAAGCAGCTGTCTCCTTTTCATGACACCGGCCGGCTGCTGAAGTACAGGTACGACACTGCAGTGCGAGTGCTGAGTGTCACCAACACAGCCACCGGGGAGACGGAGCTCGCTGGGCCCCGTCGCCATAGCCAGAGCCTTCGCACTACTGACCTGGTCTACCTGGAAGATTCTCCCAGCTTCTGCAGACCCTCCCGCTACTCCCCGGGCACAGGCGGCCGGTCGTGTGCCAAAGACACAAGTTGCCAAAGTCTGTGCTGCGGACGTGGTTATAACACGGCCATGCGCCTCACCAGCCTGTCGTGCCACTGCCAGGTACGCTGGTGCTGCCATGTGGAGTGTCAGACAtgtgtgagagaagaggaggtgTATACCTGCAAAAATGCATAA